A region of Ferruginibacter albus DNA encodes the following proteins:
- a CDS encoding helix-turn-helix domain-containing protein: MLFLDIKKHCNNIGIEDPKRWLVKNGFTHVDAARLVDHTQASITYVKLEKLCLLLNCTPTELLSWQPKDNSTVAPTHPLQKLKAVPKQASISAKLRALPPEKMGDLQRYLDELAGK; the protein is encoded by the coding sequence ATGCTCTTTCTCGACATAAAAAAGCATTGCAACAATATCGGTATTGAAGACCCGAAGCGTTGGCTGGTAAAAAATGGCTTTACGCATGTGGATGCCGCACGGCTGGTTGATCATACACAGGCAAGTATTACCTATGTAAAGCTGGAAAAGCTTTGCCTGCTGCTTAACTGCACACCTACCGAACTATTAAGCTGGCAACCGAAAGACAATAGCACTGTTGCTCCCACACATCCCTTGCAGAAATTAAAAGCGGTACCTAAGCAGGCTTCCATCAGTGCCAAACTTCGGGCATTGCCACCTGAAAAAATGGGCGATTTGCAACGTTATTTGGACGAACTGGCGGGGAAATAG
- a CDS encoding WcaF family extracellular polysaccharide biosynthesis acetyltransferase, which produces MNEKKVNNALFVTTIKIGASKPKQFLWYFVNVIFFKNPFNIISSSKTSLLRLFGATIGKGVVIKPCVNIKYPWKLKIGDHSWIGENVWIDNLSDITIGESVTLSQGALLLTGEHDYKKESFDFFSNPIILEDGVWIGTRAIVLGGTTCRSHSILSANSVAKKMMEPYTIYIGNPALPSKTRQMI; this is translated from the coding sequence ATGAATGAAAAAAAGGTAAATAACGCACTATTTGTAACCACTATAAAGATCGGGGCATCTAAGCCAAAACAGTTTTTATGGTATTTTGTGAACGTTATCTTTTTCAAAAATCCTTTTAATATAATATCCTCCTCAAAAACATCACTTTTAAGATTATTTGGCGCCACTATTGGTAAAGGCGTCGTTATAAAACCCTGTGTAAATATTAAATATCCATGGAAACTAAAAATCGGAGATCACAGTTGGATTGGTGAGAATGTCTGGATAGATAATTTATCTGATATTACAATAGGAGAGAGCGTAACTTTATCGCAAGGGGCTTTATTGCTCACCGGCGAGCATGATTATAAAAAAGAAAGCTTCGATTTTTTTTCTAATCCAATAATACTGGAAGATGGGGTATGGATAGGAACCAGGGCAATTGTGCTGGGAGGTACCACCTGCAGGTCTCATAGTATATTAAGCGCCAATTCTGTAGCAAAAAAAATGATGGAACCTTATACTATATATATTGGTAATCCTGCTTTGCCATCTAAAACCAGACAAATGATATAG
- a CDS encoding DUF3276 family protein: protein MAYENNDKKQDSVYSKRIRAGKRRTYFFDVRETRGNDYYLTITESRKRFDSDGYDRHKIFLYKEDFNKFIKGLNEAVDYVKTELMPDFDFDAFNHDTPFEGSEEGKQEIADAPASEPVVEKAAAAPTETSAPADNGSTEEVDRW from the coding sequence GTGGCGTACGAAAACAACGACAAAAAACAGGATAGCGTATATAGCAAACGTATCCGTGCCGGAAAACGTAGAACTTACTTTTTCGATGTAAGAGAAACCAGAGGAAATGATTACTATCTAACCATTACTGAAAGCCGTAAACGCTTTGATTCTGATGGTTATGACAGGCATAAGATTTTCCTTTACAAAGAAGACTTCAACAAATTTATTAAGGGCTTGAACGAAGCGGTTGATTATGTGAAAACTGAATTAATGCCTGATTTTGATTTTGACGCTTTTAACCACGATACTCCATTTGAAGGAAGCGAAGAAGGAAAGCAAGAAATTGCTGATGCTCCTGCTTCTGAGCCTGTTGTTGAAAAAGCAGCGGCTGCTCCTACCGAAACTTCGGCTCCTGCTGATAATGGCAGCACCGAAGAGGTGGACAGATGGTAA
- a CDS encoding ABC transporter ATP-binding protein, with protein MKHLSALNHFFWKHKFRFVLGILFIVLTNYFRILAPQLTGYVVDTVVNKIENKPSITSSKIKNYDILVQSIINKIEVQTFSQKVLWCFVVLLVLAVISGVFMFLMRQTIIVMSRLIEYDQKKQVFAHYLKLDQSFYKVHSTGDLMNRISEDVGRVRMFTGPALMYICNLLAVITFSIYFMWKTSPELTIVALLPLPILAITIYIVNTIIHKKSERIQALLSDLTTNAQESYSGIRVIKSYIQEKAMLGFFRHNSEEYRKNAVGLAKVEAIYFPSMSLLIGISTVLTILVGGLNVIGHPQTNQVGTIAEFVMYIQMLMFPVMAIGMTASMTQRAAASQKRINEFLKIAPGVDNPAEQLKPALNGDIEFADVSFTYSHTGIKALQDFSLHIKQGEKIAIVGRTGSGKSTIAQLLLRMYDPTTGMILYNGAPLTKIDLHYLRTSVSYVPQDVFLFSDSVSNNILFGVDAGSEERITTAAKQAYVHNEITGFKEGYATMIGERGVTLSGGQKQRISIARALIKDPGIVIFDDCLSAVDAKTEKEIIQSLNTYISDKTAIIITHRIFSLLNFDKILVLDKGKIVEQGTHEELLRQNGFYKEMYLRQQKQDETAIHEL; from the coding sequence ATGAAACATCTTTCTGCTTTAAATCATTTCTTTTGGAAACATAAGTTTCGCTTTGTACTGGGTATTCTTTTTATTGTTCTCACCAATTATTTCAGAATATTAGCACCGCAGCTAACAGGTTATGTAGTAGATACTGTTGTAAATAAAATAGAGAATAAGCCGTCCATTACTTCCTCTAAAATAAAGAACTATGATATCCTTGTTCAATCCATCATTAATAAAATAGAAGTACAAACATTTTCACAAAAAGTATTATGGTGTTTCGTGGTGTTATTAGTGCTGGCAGTTATAAGTGGTGTATTCATGTTCTTAATGCGACAAACAATCATTGTTATGAGTCGCTTAATTGAATACGACCAAAAGAAACAGGTATTTGCACATTATTTAAAATTAGACCAATCATTTTATAAAGTTCATAGCACCGGCGATCTAATGAATCGTATATCGGAAGACGTTGGAAGGGTGCGGATGTTTACAGGACCTGCATTGATGTATATCTGCAACTTATTGGCTGTAATTACTTTCAGCATTTATTTTATGTGGAAGACAAGTCCGGAGCTTACAATTGTGGCTTTATTGCCTTTACCGATATTAGCCATCACCATCTATATTGTAAATACTATCATTCATAAAAAAAGCGAACGCATACAAGCCTTGCTCAGCGATCTTACTACCAATGCGCAGGAATCTTATTCAGGCATAAGAGTTATAAAATCGTACATACAGGAAAAAGCAATGTTGGGCTTTTTTAGACATAACAGTGAAGAATACCGTAAAAATGCAGTAGGACTGGCAAAGGTGGAAGCCATTTATTTTCCGAGCATGTCTCTTCTGATCGGTATTAGTACCGTGCTTACCATATTGGTGGGAGGCTTAAATGTTATCGGTCATCCGCAAACAAACCAGGTTGGTACTATTGCAGAGTTTGTAATGTACATTCAAATGCTGATGTTTCCTGTTATGGCTATAGGTATGACAGCAAGCATGACACAACGGGCTGCCGCATCGCAAAAACGTATCAATGAGTTTTTAAAGATTGCTCCGGGAGTAGATAATCCTGCCGAACAATTAAAGCCTGCTTTAAACGGTGATATAGAATTTGCAGATGTAAGCTTTACCTATTCTCATACAGGCATTAAAGCGTTGCAGGATTTTTCTCTTCATATAAAGCAGGGAGAAAAAATTGCTATTGTAGGAAGAACAGGTTCCGGCAAATCAACCATTGCACAATTGTTATTGCGTATGTACGATCCAACAACCGGAATGATCTTATACAATGGAGCTCCTTTAACTAAGATCGATCTGCATTACTTACGCACTTCTGTAAGTTATGTGCCACAAGATGTTTTCCTGTTCAGCGATTCGGTAAGTAATAATATTTTATTTGGTGTAGATGCCGGCAGCGAAGAAAGAATAACTACTGCTGCAAAACAGGCTTACGTTCATAATGAAATAACAGGATTTAAAGAAGGTTATGCAACAATGATAGGAGAGCGGGGAGTTACCTTAAGCGGTGGTCAAAAGCAACGTATTTCAATAGCAAGGGCGTTAATTAAAGATCCCGGAATTGTAATTTTTGATGATTGCTTAAGTGCTGTAGATGCAAAAACCGAAAAAGAGATCATCCAAAGCTTAAACACTTATATCAGTGATAAAACAGCTATTATTATTACACACCGGATATTTTCTCTATTGAATTTTGATAAGATATTGGTTCTGGATAAAGGTAAAATTGTAGAACAGGGAACACACGAAGAACTACTTCGTCAAAACGGGTTTTATAAAGAGATGTATTTGCGCCAGCAAAAACAGGATGAGACTGCAATTCATGAGTTATAA
- a CDS encoding acyltransferase family protein: MSATIPTNTSDTKAKFTWIKGLDSIRFILAFIVLMSHYESPWVPYLKQSHFAIIRSFGMMLPNFFLGVGAVIAFFLISGLVIHYPNKDGINNVSNFLLRRWLRIGLPLIIVIAIAVPYNSFNLIPIWSLYCELIFYTIYPLLCKIKLSWKLKFMIAFFIALILICWLCRFDIITFIHQKKTARYGDYWQLGPSLTWAVGLPCWLLGVLIAEQLQNGSTTKSISFKKLVSLRTIVFVLSVILNFAKFHLFLSFVITMNFFALLLFVWLKNEILYYQHKKPYTFLEKLGTFSYSLYLLHALIFKMLCNIFTLTKFSYFVFIVLAVVIAYVFYLLVEKPSHLLAKKIAAKIL, translated from the coding sequence TTGTCTGCTACTATTCCTACAAATACAAGTGATACAAAAGCTAAGTTTACGTGGATAAAAGGATTGGATTCAATTCGATTTATTTTGGCCTTTATAGTGTTGATGTCTCACTATGAATCTCCCTGGGTTCCTTATTTAAAACAAAGTCATTTTGCAATCATTCGATCTTTTGGGATGATGTTACCTAATTTCTTTTTAGGTGTAGGAGCCGTTATTGCCTTTTTTCTTATTTCAGGGCTTGTAATTCATTATCCTAATAAAGATGGCATTAATAATGTAAGCAATTTTTTATTACGTAGATGGTTACGCATAGGACTACCACTTATTATAGTAATTGCTATTGCAGTTCCCTATAATAGTTTTAATTTGATCCCGATTTGGAGCTTGTATTGTGAGCTTATATTTTATACAATTTATCCTTTATTGTGCAAAATAAAACTTAGCTGGAAGCTTAAATTCATGATTGCTTTTTTTATTGCACTTATTTTAATTTGCTGGTTATGTAGGTTTGATATTATTACATTTATTCATCAAAAGAAAACAGCCAGGTATGGCGATTATTGGCAATTGGGGCCTTCTTTAACATGGGCAGTAGGGTTACCCTGCTGGCTTTTGGGTGTTTTGATCGCTGAACAGCTACAGAATGGTTCAACAACGAAATCAATTTCATTTAAAAAACTGGTATCATTAAGAACTATTGTATTTGTCCTGTCAGTGATACTTAATTTTGCAAAATTCCATTTGTTTTTAAGTTTTGTTATCACGATGAATTTTTTTGCCTTACTCTTATTTGTTTGGTTAAAGAATGAGATACTGTATTATCAGCACAAAAAACCATATACTTTTTTAGAAAAATTGGGAACATTTTCTTATTCACTTTATTTATTGCATGCGCTTATTTTTAAAATGCTTTGCAACATATTTACACTAACAAAATTCTCTTATTTTGTTTTTATTGTGCTTGCTGTTGTTATTGCATATGTGTTTTATCTTCTTGTGGAAAAACCTTCTCATTTGTTAGCTAAAAAAATAGCAGCCAAAATTTTATAG
- a CDS encoding GIY-YIG nuclease family protein, giving the protein MDIIGKYCVYIFECSDNSYYTSFTNNIERRLWEHNNKENKLSQRLMAMARLRQAQTDRF; this is encoded by the coding sequence ATGGACATCATTGGTAAATATTGTGTTTATATTTTTGAATGTAGCGATAACAGTTATTATACCAGTTTTACCAATAATATTGAAAGAAGATTATGGGAGCATAATAATAAGGAAAACAAATTGAGTCAGCGTCTGATGGCAATGGCCCGTCTTCGACAAGCTCAGACTGACAGATTTTAG
- a CDS encoding tyrosine-protein phosphatase, with product MFSFFKRRSEEPKDTSRYIQLPVNTDMHSHVLPGIDDGSPDIETSVALIRGLYNLGIRKTIATPHVISDMYRNTPETINNALEKLKPALAAAQINVEISAAAEYLMDDYFYRLLTNKEKLLTIHKNIVLTEQSFATVTGNLNEIAFELITQGYKPIMAHPERYFYYHDNPENYYHLKDMGFLLQINLLSLTGQYGPAAAKAAKFMLKEGIVDFVGTDLHNDKHLQLFQKKETLNILHHYLSDRVYNDFSIL from the coding sequence ATGTTTAGTTTTTTCAAACGCAGGTCTGAAGAACCAAAAGATACTTCAAGATATATACAGCTTCCGGTTAATACCGATATGCATTCTCATGTGCTGCCGGGTATTGATGATGGCTCGCCGGATATTGAAACATCCGTTGCATTAATACGTGGCTTATACAATCTGGGCATTCGTAAAACAATTGCAACACCGCATGTCATCAGCGACATGTATCGCAATACTCCTGAAACGATCAACAATGCGTTGGAAAAGCTAAAGCCGGCTTTAGCAGCAGCTCAAATAAATGTGGAAATAAGTGCTGCAGCCGAATATTTAATGGATGATTATTTTTATCGGCTGCTTACCAATAAAGAAAAGCTTCTTACCATTCATAAAAACATTGTTCTTACGGAACAATCTTTTGCAACAGTCACCGGTAATCTGAATGAAATTGCTTTTGAGTTAATAACCCAGGGATATAAGCCTATCATGGCGCATCCTGAAAGATATTTTTATTATCATGATAACCCTGAAAATTATTATCACTTAAAAGATATGGGCTTTTTGTTGCAGATAAACTTATTATCCTTAACCGGGCAATACGGACCTGCTGCTGCAAAAGCGGCGAAGTTTATGTTGAAAGAGGGAATTGTAGACTTTGTTGGAACCGATCTTCATAATGATAAACATTTGCAGCTCTTTCAAAAAAAGGAAACGCTTAACATACTCCATCATTACTTATCCGACCGCGTTTACAACGATTTTTCCATTCTTTAA
- a CDS encoding GIY-YIG nuclease family protein has protein sequence MDIIGKYCVYIVECIDGSYYTGVTNNIERRLWEHNNEENKLSYTYSRRPVVLKYCDRFVNIKEAIAWEKQIKGWSRKKKEALFRED, from the coding sequence ATGGACATCATTGGTAAATATTGTGTTTATATTGTTGAATGCATCGATGGCAGTTATTATACCGGTGTTACCAATAATATTGAACGAAGATTGTGGGAGCATAATAACGAGGAAAACAAATTGAGTTATACTTATAGCAGAAGACCTGTAGTACTAAAATATTGCGACCGATTTGTAAATATAAAAGAGGCTATTGCCTGGGAAAAGCAAATAAAGGGTTGGTCAAGAAAAAAGAAGGAGGCTTTATTTAGAGAAGATTGA
- a CDS encoding glycosyltransferase family 4 protein — protein MNNSKKRLLLFVDWYYPGYKAGGPIQSCRNIVALLKDEFDIYIYTSDRDIDDTKPYENIVANKWLEINSEKIFYASAEHNTLNNIITVIKEVQPHTVYINSMFSFGYAILPLRAVKKANENCKVVLAPRGMLHKGAIRSKKIKKIFFLKALKYARLAKKIFFHATDEQERSDIQKYFGKKANISVLQNIPHINKESLEFGRKEKGEVSFVFISRIHPKKNILYFIDLLKSIKNYKIRLNIYGHVDHKVYFQKCITAISNLPENIKVTIQDAIPNERMFTAISQQHIFVLPTLGENFGHAIFDSFSAGRPVLISDQTPWRNLEPQKIGWDIPLEDKDAFYNAIAQAAEWSQSEFDEWCKAAYNFAKEFIQKTNIKPQYVQLFS, from the coding sequence ATGAATAATTCTAAAAAAAGATTACTATTGTTTGTCGACTGGTATTATCCGGGATACAAAGCGGGTGGGCCTATTCAATCGTGCAGGAACATTGTTGCATTATTGAAAGATGAATTCGATATTTATATTTATACTTCCGATAGAGACATTGATGACACAAAACCTTATGAAAATATTGTTGCCAACAAATGGTTGGAAATAAATTCTGAAAAGATCTTTTATGCCAGTGCAGAGCACAATACTTTAAATAATATTATTACCGTTATTAAAGAAGTGCAACCACACACCGTTTATATTAATAGTATGTTTTCTTTTGGCTACGCTATTTTACCTTTAAGAGCGGTAAAAAAAGCCAATGAAAACTGCAAAGTGGTTTTAGCCCCAAGAGGCATGTTGCACAAGGGGGCCATTCGATCAAAAAAAATAAAAAAAATATTTTTTCTAAAGGCATTAAAATATGCCAGGCTTGCTAAAAAAATATTTTTTCACGCAACAGATGAACAGGAGAGATCGGATATTCAAAAATATTTCGGAAAAAAAGCGAATATCAGCGTACTTCAAAACATCCCCCATATAAATAAAGAAAGCTTAGAATTTGGCAGAAAGGAAAAAGGAGAAGTGTCTTTTGTATTTATATCACGGATCCATCCCAAAAAAAACATTTTATATTTTATTGATTTACTTAAGAGCATCAAAAATTATAAGATCCGTTTAAATATATATGGGCATGTAGATCACAAAGTGTATTTTCAAAAATGCATTACAGCCATTTCAAATTTGCCTGAAAACATTAAAGTAACCATTCAGGATGCTATTCCCAATGAAAGGATGTTTACTGCAATAAGCCAGCAACATATTTTTGTTTTACCTACATTGGGAGAAAATTTTGGGCATGCAATTTTTGATTCATTTAGTGCAGGACGGCCGGTTTTGATAAGTGATCAAACTCCCTGGCGTAATTTGGAGCCTCAAAAGATAGGTTGGGACATTCCGCTGGAAGATAAAGACGCTTTTTACAATGCAATTGCGCAGGCGGCAGAATGGTCGCAATCTGAATTTGACGAATGGTGTAAAGCCGCTTATAATTTTGCAAAAGAGTTTATTCAAAAAACAAACATTAAACCTCAGTACGTTCAACTATTTTCTTAA
- a CDS encoding glycosyltransferase family 2 protein — translation MKKISVILPVYNGIKYLALSVESVLTQSYIDFDFHIIDDCSKDGSWEYLSSLKDSRIKLYRNEVNKGLFYNLNFLLKKAETDLVKLWSQDDIMYSNCLYELLKFHGRYPGISFSYSDRDLIDGEGKVEERLIKDDTPEYISPWLHAKIMLYTGSIAGNISNVCLNKKLIDEQGIGYFNEDMRYSGDLDMWERLTRENYIGRVRIKLIQLRNHTGQLSRQSNMAIKQLKENIVIYSNLDRRLPSNLKSYRSLCYNWKRNVYYYSVAIHFLRHGSFKLAKEYFKETTKLASAFSLIYHWVISKFLRLLNIEIVKLNFNDHAKES, via the coding sequence ATGAAAAAAATTTCAGTGATACTTCCTGTTTATAATGGAATAAAATATTTGGCATTATCTGTAGAAAGTGTATTAACTCAATCTTACATCGATTTTGATTTTCATATTATAGATGATTGTTCAAAAGATGGAAGCTGGGAATATCTTTCTTCTTTAAAAGATAGCAGAATTAAATTATACCGAAATGAAGTAAATAAGGGCTTGTTTTATAACCTGAATTTTTTATTAAAAAAAGCAGAAACGGATCTGGTTAAATTATGGTCGCAGGATGATATTATGTATTCCAACTGTTTATATGAATTATTAAAATTTCACGGACGGTATCCTGGTATCTCATTTAGTTATTCTGATAGGGATCTGATAGATGGGGAAGGAAAAGTTGAGGAACGTTTGATAAAAGATGACACTCCAGAATATATTTCTCCCTGGTTGCATGCAAAGATTATGCTTTATACTGGTTCGATTGCGGGGAATATTTCTAATGTTTGTTTAAATAAAAAATTGATAGATGAGCAGGGAATAGGGTATTTTAATGAGGATATGCGATATTCCGGAGATCTAGATATGTGGGAAAGACTGACAAGAGAAAATTATATCGGGCGAGTTAGAATAAAATTAATTCAGCTTAGAAACCATACCGGGCAACTAAGCAGGCAAAGTAATATGGCAATAAAGCAGCTGAAAGAAAATATTGTTATATATTCAAATTTAGATAGGCGGCTTCCTTCGAATTTAAAAAGTTATCGGTCACTTTGCTACAATTGGAAACGAAATGTTTATTACTATAGTGTTGCCATACATTTCTTACGCCATGGGTCATTTAAGCTTGCCAAAGAATATTTTAAAGAAACAACCAAATTGGCTTCAGCTTTCAGTCTTATTTATCATTGGGTAATAAGTAAATTTTTAAGGCTTTTAAATATAGAAATTGTAAAGCTGAATTTTAACGATCATGCAAAAGAGTCTTAA
- a CDS encoding glycosyltransferase family 2 protein: MKVTIITVTYNASKYLDDCINSVIRQDYNDIEHIVIDGCSKDNTIDIIKKYESHIAKWISEKDNGMYDAINKGMKMATGEVIGILNSDDVLASEDVITKIAETFKTSKVDCVYGDLTYVDPQNTDKILRFWKGGKYNRNRFLYGWMPAHPTFYIRKEVVEKYGGYESHYFTAADYEFMARYLYRHRISAFYLEKLIVRMRTGGISNASLGRRIRANRRDYLAMRTNRIPFPFIASVLKPLIKVHQYYYTFTHRP; encoded by the coding sequence ATGAAAGTGACCATTATTACAGTTACTTACAACGCCTCTAAGTATTTAGATGATTGTATTAACTCTGTTATCAGGCAAGATTATAATGATATTGAACATATCGTTATAGATGGTTGTTCAAAAGATAACACAATAGATATTATTAAAAAGTACGAATCGCATATAGCAAAGTGGATATCTGAAAAAGACAACGGAATGTATGATGCCATTAACAAAGGAATGAAGATGGCAACAGGAGAGGTGATCGGTATTTTAAACAGTGATGATGTGTTGGCTTCCGAAGATGTTATCACCAAAATTGCTGAAACATTTAAAACAAGTAAAGTAGATTGTGTATACGGCGATCTTACTTATGTAGATCCTCAAAACACAGATAAGATCCTCCGTTTTTGGAAGGGGGGCAAATACAATCGTAATCGTTTTTTATATGGCTGGATGCCGGCACACCCTACTTTTTACATACGTAAGGAAGTGGTAGAAAAATATGGCGGCTACGAATCACACTATTTTACAGCAGCAGATTACGAGTTCATGGCCCGTTATTTATATCGCCATCGTATCAGTGCGTTTTATTTGGAAAAATTGATTGTTCGTATGCGAACAGGCGGCATCAGTAATGCAAGTTTAGGGCGCCGCATACGTGCCAATAGAAGAGATTACCTGGCAATGAGAACCAATCGTATTCCTTTTCCGTTCATTGCATCTGTTTTAAAACCATTGATAAAAGTTCACCAGTATTATTATACGTTTACTCATCGTCCCTGA
- a CDS encoding saccharopine dehydrogenase C-terminal domain-containing protein, which produces MPSTILLFGAGKSATVLIDHLISEADTNDWLVLIADTNKEQILAKTNNAACVQAFAIDVKDDAERGALIKRADIVISLMPPALHILIAKDCVAYNKNLLTASYVDDAIKTLSEEIKEKGLLFLYEMGLDPGIDHMSAMQLIDSIKSKGGNITSLKSHCGGLVAPESDDNPWHYKISWNPRNVVMAGKAGAVYKKDDRIIKEEYRQLFIGDRRITIDGLDFLAWYPNRDSLLYIDLYHLQEAKTFIRTTLRHHEFIYGWKKIIELGLTNEEQRYEIVTTSLSDLFKNQFKIVNDKSGIIAEQLSYLGIDDSDTFIPAGKYSAADILQFILEKKLALRTGDRDMVVMCHEIEYTLDDEIYTIQSSMIVKGENESKTAMARTVGLPLGIAAKLILTKKIQLTGLQIPVAKEIYEAVLPELREFGINFTENAGPSSTSSD; this is translated from the coding sequence ATGCCTTCAACCATATTACTTTTTGGTGCCGGTAAATCTGCCACCGTTTTAATAGATCATCTCATCAGCGAAGCCGATACAAATGATTGGCTGGTTTTAATTGCAGACACCAACAAGGAACAGATTCTGGCTAAAACAAACAATGCCGCTTGTGTGCAGGCATTTGCCATTGATGTAAAAGATGATGCCGAACGGGGCGCTTTAATAAAGCGAGCTGATATTGTTATCTCCTTAATGCCGCCTGCTTTGCATATTCTTATTGCAAAAGATTGTGTTGCGTATAACAAGAACTTACTCACCGCCAGTTATGTAGATGATGCTATAAAAACGCTGAGCGAAGAGATCAAAGAGAAAGGTTTACTCTTTCTATATGAAATGGGGTTAGACCCCGGCATTGACCATATGAGCGCCATGCAATTGATTGATTCCATAAAATCAAAAGGTGGAAATATCACTTCATTAAAAAGTCATTGCGGTGGATTGGTTGCACCTGAAAGCGATGACAATCCCTGGCATTATAAAATAAGCTGGAATCCACGGAATGTAGTAATGGCGGGCAAAGCAGGCGCTGTATATAAGAAAGATGATCGTATCATAAAAGAAGAATACAGGCAATTGTTTATTGGTGATAGAAGAATAACAATTGATGGGCTTGATTTTTTAGCATGGTATCCTAACAGGGATTCATTGTTGTACATCGACCTTTACCATTTACAGGAAGCAAAAACTTTTATAAGAACAACTTTGCGGCATCATGAATTCATTTATGGCTGGAAAAAGATAATTGAATTGGGACTTACCAATGAAGAACAGCGTTACGAAATAGTAACTACTTCACTATCTGACTTATTTAAAAATCAATTTAAAATTGTAAACGACAAAAGTGGCATTATAGCCGAACAGCTAAGCTACCTGGGAATAGATGACAGCGATACGTTTATTCCGGCAGGAAAATATAGTGCTGCTGATATTTTACAATTCATTCTTGAAAAGAAGCTGGCGCTAAGAACAGGTGATAGGGATATGGTTGTAATGTGCCATGAAATTGAATATACGTTGGATGATGAAATTTATACTATACAAAGCAGCATGATCGTAAAAGGGGAAAATGAAAGTAAAACGGCAATGGCAAGAACGGTTGGTTTGCCGTTGGGTATAGCGGCTAAATTGATTCTTACTAAAAAAATTCAATTAACGGGATTACAGATCCCGGTTGCGAAGGAGATCTATGAGGCGGTGTTACCGGAGCTGCGGGAATTTGGAATCAATTTTACAGAGAATGCTGGCCCGTCTTCGACAAGCTCAGACTGA
- a CDS encoding exosortase/archaeosortase family protein: MKLSFSKHNIFFILKFLLLFCLFYYGTILVIGLAAPNGHYSEIINRYFNYPLWLRTSLLKGARGLLYIIGYKDVSITDKQVEISRSSVRLVYSCIGYGVMSFWAAFVLANRSSWKRKIFWTLLGLLMIWFVNVLRISFLLLDLYLNNSKFFLKYNHHLLFNIAVYLVIFLLMFLYDRSQRSKKTTLRSPNE, encoded by the coding sequence ATGAAACTATCGTTTTCAAAACATAATATCTTTTTTATACTAAAATTCCTCCTGCTTTTTTGTTTGTTTTATTACGGTACAATTCTCGTAATAGGGCTTGCAGCGCCAAATGGGCATTATTCTGAAATCATAAATCGATATTTTAACTACCCTTTGTGGCTCAGAACATCGTTATTGAAAGGTGCAAGAGGGTTGCTCTACATAATAGGATATAAAGATGTTTCTATTACAGATAAACAGGTAGAAATAAGTCGTAGTAGTGTTCGCCTTGTTTACTCCTGCATAGGATATGGAGTAATGAGTTTTTGGGCGGCTTTTGTTTTAGCAAACAGATCTTCCTGGAAAAGAAAAATATTTTGGACGTTATTGGGGTTATTAATGATCTGGTTCGTTAATGTCTTAAGAATTTCTTTTTTACTGCTTGATCTGTATTTAAACAATAGCAAATTTTTTCTAAAGTATAATCATCATCTGCTTTTTAATATAGCCGTATATCTTGTTATTTTTTTATTGATGTTCTTATACGACAGGTCTCAGCGTTCAAAAAAAACGACCTTGCGATCACCGAATGAATAA